In Gallus gallus isolate bGalGal1 chromosome Z, bGalGal1.mat.broiler.GRCg7b, whole genome shotgun sequence, one DNA window encodes the following:
- the ZCCHC9 gene encoding zinc finger CCHC domain-containing protein 9, with product MTRWARKVAAAGGKALKSTPWEEMTAGPAESGPERKGKRKKAYQNEDVNGFAAYLKQAGNGRGEEEEATVALKKDRRRENRRLRRQEARKNAMVCFHCREPGHGVADCPAVLESQDMGTGICYRCGSTEHDIGKCKAKIDPAVGAFPYAKCFICGEMGHLSRSCPDNPKGLYAEGGCCRLCGSVEHYRKDCPENQNLDQVTVGRWATGMSADDEETTETPKLPKPKVKVLKVINF from the exons ATGACCAGGTGGGCTCGGAAGGTCGCCGCTGCGGGCGGCAAGGCGCTGAAGTCCACCCCCTGGGAGGAGATGACGGCGGGGCCCGCGGAGAGCGGGCCGGAGAGGAAgggtaaaaggaaaaaagcgTACCAAAACGAAGACGTTAATGGGTTTGCGGCGTACCTGAAGCAGGCGGGGAACGGccggggggaggaggaggaagcgaCGGTGGCCCTGAAGAAGGACCGTCGGCGGGAGAACAGGAGGCTGAGGAGGCAGGAGGCGAGGAAAAACGCCATG gtgTGTTTCCACTGCAGGGAACCTGGCCATGGTGTTGCTGATTGTCCAGCTGTACTGGAAAGTCAAGATATGGGTACAGGAATCTGTTACCGGTGTGGATCCACAGAGCATGACATTGGCAAATGCAAGGCAAAGATCGACCCAGCTGTTG GTGCATTTCCATATGCAAAATGCTTCATCTGTGGTGAGATGGGACATCTATCAAGGTCATGTCCTGACAATCCCAAAGGATTGTATGCCGAAG GTGGCTGCTGCAGACTTTGTGGCTCTGTGGAGCACTACAGAAAAGACTGTCCGGAAAACCAGAACTTAG ACCAGGTTACAGTTGGGCGATGGGCCACTGGAATGAGTGCCGATGATGAAGAAACTACAGAAACACCAAAGCTACCAAAACCCAAAGTGAAAGTACTTAaagttattaatttttaa